A window of Glycine soja cultivar W05 chromosome 2, ASM419377v2, whole genome shotgun sequence genomic DNA:
CGAGTTGAGCAGATTATTGCCAACTCTATTGACGAGTTGTGCTGGCTAAAACctttggatattttttattaataatatcctAATATATGGCGTGTCCTTGCACTACCGTTTTTGTCTCAGGAATCCCTCGTTGGCAGCAGAGATACAATGCGGCGTGGCTCattatcttctcttttttattgtGAATCTTTTGATCAGAACAAACAAGAAGAACCTGCACCTTTCATATCATTTTGAAATGCaatttggtttttaataaattccttttaaaataattatggaataatttaaagaaatatttttttgtcattttttcctttttgatcataattacaatattaatattaaaaaaagttgggACGTAAGTGAGAGGTGCCTGCCACTtcacttcattttattttttttttacagtgttTGGTTGACTCTTGTATACTCATTAATAaccattattgtattttttaactatttttcagagaatttaaaaataattattagctCTATCCTTATTTAtgctttgaatttgatttaattatgtttttaattcctaaaatttaaaataattttaattcttgtaatttaaaaaaaaaatgtttttagtccttaaaagtAGACATTGTTGGCAGAGATTATTAAAAGGAATGTCATGGCACTGTCaacatatgtttttaatattttatatattcagaTTAGTTAGTTAATGATGCTGGATAAATTAATAACAggttaaaaacataattcattaaaaaatattccgTGTATATATTCCTCAAGCTCCTTAATTAATGGCATTATAAAGCACTCCCAATCTGCTGCACAACTCGCCAGTAGAGTTGGCAATTCCCAGCCTGCTCAACTCGCTAGTCCAACTGGCGAGTCTCATGGAGCTCAAATCGCTTGTGGTACTTGCGTGACCAGTGCCACATGTCACCCCCAGTCCGAACTCGCCAATGCCTTCTGCGATTTGCATGACTTTTACGTAAAAAAATAACACCATACAAGAAATAGTTTGAAAAGAACCCCATTTAcggaaataatttgtaaaataaacccCTTTTGGGAAATTTGCCACAATCTCCACCGTCCAATTATATCCAAAATGGCCCACGTAAATTAACCtactcaaataattaaaattcactGTTACAATAATTGTTACGttaattggataaaaaaaattcaagtataATTTATCATACTTGTTGataattgtttatatttattttcatatttagaaTAATCACATTAAGTgaataattcaatttaaatatacaattaaattttattatgtatgttTATGTACAAGTTATATAATAtacttgttttattaattttattgtgattttttatattttaaatattttctttctaaatatttttcaattgttcaattacaataaataaaagccTTGAAAGCATGTTCTCCCTTAATAAACTTACCTGGTTTGGCAACTATCCTAGTAACAGCCTTGAAACCTATGTCATTGCACCTCCACTATCAGTCTATCATAGGACTCTTTGCCTTGTATAGGCTGCCTTATTGCCTTATGTTagaatttatttacttatttattcaCCTTCGGGAAAATGATTCACAGAAGGCAAAACATTGCTTAAATTTCATTGGCAAGTTCAAGTAAATAATCTCAAGGCAGCATGACTGAGTTCTCTCATTGGCAAGACCACAACTTTTTGATGCTGAAAAGGACAGAACAAATAGTACAAATTCACGTTTTAATGCGTTGATTAAAAGAATGTAAGGTGTCAAATAAACAATACAATATGTGTTGTGTCGTAAATAGCAGTTTAAAGCTCACTCTACCACATTGCATTGTGTGTTAAAAATTCTATTCGTTATACCATGCATAAAATGATACATCAATAATACTCGTCTTTTAATGCATAGGAACTACATTATAAGCGTTTAGCAGAAGGAAGCCATAGAATGGTGCCCATGAATGGATTGAGTATCAAACCTTGTCACTTTACTGCATATTCCTAGCTCCTATAAGTTGTTAACAAACTTTAATATACAgttttaaattcattaattataagaagacacgaaaaataaaataaatgaaatagtgAATTATACAAATTCACTTTTTAATACTTTGATAAAAGACTGTAAGAGGTCAGATAAACAGAGGAGCAATCAATAACATTATACAAGTACATTCTTGTTGACAGAACTTCTTTgtgaaattaaatgaaaggaAGAAGCACTGAAATCTTCTAAGATGAGCAGGAATCTTCAGATTTTGAATCTCAAAGTCATAAGAGTTCTGATCGCAAGGAAGAATAATTTTCAGTTTCAGAATGAAAGGCATTTTTTaataacaagaaaaggaagaaattcaaTTCGAAGAAAAAGTATTTTGAGTTCTTAATGGAAACATATAGGGTGATCATTAGTTTTTGATTACTTGAGCAACTTAAATCCAATTTAGGGAATGAAACaggataaatgaaaaattaaacaaggaaTTGATTAAttgcaatttgaaaaaaaaaatcaatctatCTATATGAAGaaataggataaaaaatatacctACATAACAATCATAATAACtgttaagaaattatattttgtaataatttaaaattatcattaaataattttaagttatcaaaaacacattttttagcaTCATcagtttagtttaaaaaataagaccaaactaaattaattttataaattagataatcaaattaaatttaaataataaattaaaaagataaaaaaattattttaatcacaAAAGAATGACGTGatagatgatatatatatatatatatatatatatatatatatatatatatatatatatataattaaagaattaaaatattttagtttttaaattaaaatttcacaaattttatcatttttttttgcatatattatcattatactattcaattttctcaaattttagcattttttttcatttgacattttacaaACACTCAAGAAAGTGGCAATattgagaaaattaaataatacgaTACTAAAATTTGCAAATCCAAACTTCaacaataaaatgataaaaaagattatacatacttatttaatcataatttattatgaattataaatttattgattttatgataattattttaaaattatattaatgataaacTGGAATTGAATGagaatataaaagaattttaatagtAAATGCATAATTATCAaactttcaaaatttataaattgacAAAAGTTTGACGATAAAATCTGCAATTAAGTGAATTATAAAAAGATCCTCTGGTATAAATATAAGAATCTAAACTCGACCTAGTGACATTCCCTCGCTTCTGGCTCCCGCTGTTTGCTCTGCTTCACACTACTGTCTCTCATCCACTCCCTATCGCTGCAATTTGTAACTTTTCTAACTGTATTGTAATTTCGTTCTTACCATTCTCGCTAAATGCTATTGTCTCCTATACACTGATAGAATCATTGACCCCATAAAATTAAATTCCTaggttcaaagttcaaaaagTTATTTCCTAATGGCATTTTGCATTTTTCGCTTTTGATCCACGGGCTTAAGGTTCCATGACTTTTCTTTCTCATGGGTCTTCTcaagttccttttttttttaattgatttgttGCTTAGACTTCTCAATTTGCTTTTGACTTCATGTTCTGTTTTCAATGTGAGTTGAGTTATCTGAGGATGCATGCAAAGAAGTCAATTTAATCCTTTTCACTTTCTCTTTAGGATTCAATCCAtgtgcttaaatatattttgattctgATTTCTGAATAGATGTTCAGTGTGTGAatgatttgttttcttgcttaaatatatttaagcacctgttgtgtgtgtgtttaggaTTCAATCCATGTGCTCCTGAATAGATGTTTGGTTATTCATTGCTTGGGTGATTTGTTTCCGTCATATCCATCACTTTTGTCAGGAATCTAAAACTCTGAATTCGTGAGCTGTGTAGGATTCAATTTAGCTGTTATTCTTTCTGTTATTGTgctgtatatattttatttttttatttcaatgtgATTATCTTGCAAATTTTTTCATGGACCAATAGAATATTGTATGTTTGGTATGTTAAGCTAATAGCAGATTTGGTAGATTTGCTTAAGCTGatattgtttaatttgttgAGCAGGGGATACCAAAGATACCCGTAGATCATCAGAGAAAAATTCAATTGAAGAAGAGGTTGAAACTTAAACTGCTGAAGCGCAAAGGTAAGTCTATTATGCATATAATTTCAGTACCATTTTTGTTATATGATTTTGGTTCTTGGGGTCAGTACCATTTTTGTTATATGATTTTGGTTCTTGGGTATGGCAGATTTTCTAGCAAAAAATGGGGAAGAAGAGAAAGCACAGTGAGACAACTCATGATGAGGCACAGCCCCAAAAGGAAGATGTCACTCCAGAGAGACCAGCTAGGACCCTTTTGGGGTGGAAGGATAAGAATGAAGTCACTAATGAAGTTGAGGATAATTCACCTATATTTAGGAACAGAGAGAAGGTATTGGTCACTTGCTCTAGGCGCATTAATTACAGGTACAACCAAATACATAACCCATATTTTGTAGTTACAGATTTTGTGTGCTTGTTTGGGGTCtgaattactttattttattttagaaataaaaaaattataatgaaaatgCTTTCCTGGTCTACAAAATTTAACAATAGACAAAATCTCTTGTCTTGAGGGTTAGTTTTTGTATGTGGTGTTGATGGGTGAAGTGttcttttcattaatttatagGTACCGACATTTGATGTTGAATGTGGTGTCACTTTTGCCTCATTGCAAGAAGGAAAACAAGGTTGAATCAAAGGAAACTAAAGGCGCCACCCTGAACGAGCTTGTTGAGCTAAAAAATTGTTcctcttgtttattttttgaggtatttttttcttctatatatgACAAGGCTTTTCATTGCCATCTTATGTTAAATGAGGTTTGATGTGTTATGTTTTTGTTCGATAGATTAGCATGCTTATAGtttaaggaatttttttaaaggtCACCAATGTTGTTGATTTTATTTAGatgtcataaattattgttGGCCCCTTTCTATTTCGAATCGGTATGATCACTTTCTTTTTCTGGTAGgattaaacatatattttattttaaattttattttatgcattcaTGTTTTATCCATTTTAAAGCATAATGCGCCTGTTCTCCCCCCATTACCATTCTGGCTTTTCCATgtatttactatttaagcaGTTCATTTAATTTGAACTCTGACAATTGGGTAATAGTAATATTTGACACAAATTCTTAGTATTGACTTTAGGTCTGATCAACTTGTTACATTCTGATTATTGTCTTGTCCTccccttttatatatatgaatttcagTGCAGGAAGCAAAAAGATCTTTATCTCTGGATAGCAAAATGCCCCAATGGCCCATCTGTAAAATTTTTAGTTAGTGCTGGTAATATTCTCATCTGATTATTATCATAAGGTCAATACAATACTATTTTGCTTGCTATGATGATGTAGAGTCTTGATCTCTGTATACTACATTCATGATTCTGTCTGctgaattatgattttttatgtttctctCTCAACTTTTTTCTGGTATCATTTTGCTGATCTCTGTTTTTCCTCCTCTGCTTTCCAGTGCACACAATGGAGGAATTGAAGCTAACTGGAAATCAACTAAAAGGTTCTCGTCCTATTTTGACATTTTCAGCAAATTTTGAAAAGGATGCACATTGGAAACTGCTAAAGGAGATGTTGTTACAGGTATGTGGTTGGTTTCATTCCTAGTAAGTAGTATTTCTTTATTGTACATCTAGTTTCATCTGAAAGAAAGATTAGGAAATATCTAATCAGCATGTTGATTACTCTTGTATGCCATTTCACATAAAAGAGTAATGTTAGTTGAATAACTTCATCTTAGTTTGTTGCTTCATGCAGTTGTACACTGTGAATTGCTAGTCTAATGAAGAATTTTTTAATGTGCTCTTTCCTAATGTATTTGGGATCTTGCTGTATGTTTGTCATATATCTGCCTAGGgagtattttgttaattttttaacttactgGAGAAAATTTTATCAGTTATGTTCATCCATTGACATAGTTTAAATTGAGTAGAATGTAGAGATCTGTTCCATGCATATATTCCTATCCACAATTTTCTCTATTATGATATGATACTCTTGTCCGAGTACTGTATCTGGGTGATTAAATGGTAAAACTTCACACAATTTTGATTATTGCTAATAtactatttctttctttcagaTATTTGAAACACCAAAGGACCTAAGAAGGACTAAGCCATTCCATGATCACGTTTTTGTTTTCTCAATAGTTGATGACCATATATGGTTTCGGAATTACCAGGTTTGTGTTTGTATTTGGCATTTGCACAAGATGTAAAGAATATCCATATGCATCATTTACCTATTGCGTTAATTTAGAGGTTGAAATCCAGAGATTTGTTGTTTTTAGCATCCATTCCACCTACCttctaaacaaacaaaaagtgtGTACATTTTGAttatagtttgattttttttttttgtgagccATAGCTTAATGACAGAAGTGAAGTTTGAGTCAAAACATttatactttttctttcttgtgaaCAAAACTGAGGAATCAATCGGAGTTTCTATTGGAAGGATTGGCTTTTGGGTTCCTTAACAAATAGAcaaagtatgaaaaaaaaatgcttaaacaTAACTTTGAAGACCATCAATAATGGGCCACTATAAGAGTTTAAATTTGATCTACTACCaatgtaaaacattttattctatCAATGAATTAAGATGTTCCACTGTGGCATTGATTATTAATATCACAGtgcctatttaaaaaaaaaatcagtgtaAGCTTTCAGCTGATTTTCTGTTTTGAATAAGTGGCTCTATATGGTTCGCTGGTAGTGCTTAACTCCTAGAACTAGcaataaatcaaaattgaatCCTTATTGTAATATGTAATGcgttttttgtttcttgtcaGTGATCCACTGTAATCGTTTAATTATTATCAGCCTTACCAAATCGATGATGATTGAATCAAGTCttgattttggttttggttaCTGTGAGAGTCTGGGATGGATGTTCTACTCATATGTAGGACAGCAAATCTTCCAGATTAGTTGCATTAAGATAATCCTCTCTCTTCCCCTTTGTACAGATAACTAAAGTAGGGTTTTTCTCATTGTGAACGTGAGGCATGTTCGAGCCCCATGTGTTCACCATTCCTCTTTTCTTGGGGATTTCCCCTGTGTTCTTTACTCCACTGGTGTTAACCTTCCGTACCAACATTAAACTGAACTTGGCTGGGTTATAGATATGCCCTTATCCAATCCAACCACATTTGGGTTGGGGGGGCAAAGATTAAATAAACCAGTAAACCACCGGATGCTATTATTATGTTCCACATCACCACCACCTGCTAATGTATTATACTATTATTGATGGGTGTAGAGTAGACTGTTGAGGGGTTAATTGCTCATGCATTTGATAACTTGCATATGCTAATGAAATGAATTTAAGTTTAGTTTATTTCATATTGTACTGAGGGTGTCTTAATTAATTGAGATAATGGTGTCATTTTCTGCTAGTACATAAACATTAAACAAGCGGTAACTTGTGAACCTTACTTTGCCATGCCATGGTATTCTCATTTTCTGTTTCTTGTTGCTGATGCCTACTGACTGAGCAAGCTTACATCTTTATTCCCTTGCAGATCTCTGTTCCTCATAATGAGTCAGACAAATTACCTAGAGGAGGCCTTGATAAAATGTCTATGATCGAGGTTTGGAAATTGGTTATTGGctattgatttatattttgatatatcAATTGCTAACATTCATTTAACCTGTGTGCAAACTACTTGTTTAGGTTGGTCCGCGATTCTGCTTGAacccaattaaaatatttggtgGAAGTTTTGGAGGCCCAACTTTATATGAGAATCCATTCTATGTGTCCCCAAATCAGGTAAAGACCAATAAATTTTCCATCTATACTTATAATTTCCCAAGTTTTCTACTGAAAATAACAATATCATCATTGGTTGTTGGTTCTTACAGATTCGAACTTTGGATAAAAGGAAGAAGGCTGGCAAGTTC
This region includes:
- the LOC114387103 gene encoding ribosome biogenesis protein BRX1 homolog 1-like; amino-acid sequence: MGKKRKHSETTHDEAQPQKEDVTPERPARTLLGWKDKNEVTNEVEDNSPIFRNREKVLVTCSRRINYRYRHLMLNVVSLLPHCKKENKVESKETKGATLNELVELKNCSSCLFFECRKQKDLYLWIAKCPNGPSVKFLVSAVHTMEELKLTGNQLKGSRPILTFSANFEKDAHWKLLKEMLLQIFETPKDLRRTKPFHDHVFVFSIVDDHIWFRNYQISVPHNESDKLPRGGLDKMSMIEVGPRFCLNPIKIFGGSFGGPTLYENPFYVSPNQIRTLDKRKKAGKFAKKVKAKTRRKMHEMSNPLEPDEFADM